A genome region from Pseudomonas pergaminensis includes the following:
- a CDS encoding NCS2 family permease → MDSRKSEAPTLDLAPSQNSWLERLFKLRLHGTTVKTELIAGLTTFITMAYIIFVNPNIMADAGIDHGAAFVATCIAAALGCLLMGLYANWPVGLAPGMGLNAFFTYTVVGTMGYTWETALGAVFISGVLFMGLTLSRVREWLLNSIPVSLRHAMGAGVGLFLGVIGLKTAGIIVDSPATLIKLGSLHEPAPLLAAVCFLLIAILSYHRVFGAILISIIAVTLAGWGLGLVHYNGILSTPPSLAPTWMAMDIKGVFNVSMISVVFAFLFVHMFDTAGTLMGVAQRAGLVNADGKIDNLSRALKADSASSVFGAMVGVPPVTSYVESAAGVAAGGRTGLTAVTVGILFVAAMFFAPLAGMIPAYATAGALIYVAMLMMASMAHINWDEATDSIPAIVTAIMMPLTFSVADGIALGFITYVALKAGTGKYREISVSLWVLCAIFIAKFIFL, encoded by the coding sequence GTGGATAGCCGCAAATCCGAAGCCCCGACGCTGGACCTTGCCCCCTCACAGAACAGTTGGCTGGAACGCCTGTTCAAACTGCGCTTGCATGGCACCACAGTGAAGACCGAGCTGATCGCCGGCCTCACTACCTTCATCACCATGGCCTACATCATCTTCGTCAACCCCAACATCATGGCCGACGCTGGCATCGATCACGGCGCGGCGTTCGTCGCCACCTGCATCGCCGCCGCCTTGGGCTGCCTATTGATGGGCCTGTACGCCAACTGGCCCGTGGGCCTCGCGCCGGGCATGGGCCTGAACGCGTTTTTCACCTACACCGTGGTCGGCACCATGGGCTACACCTGGGAAACCGCGCTGGGTGCGGTGTTTATTTCCGGCGTGCTGTTCATGGGCCTCACCCTGTCCCGCGTGCGTGAATGGTTGCTCAACAGCATCCCCGTGAGCCTGCGGCATGCCATGGGCGCAGGGGTGGGCCTGTTCCTCGGGGTGATTGGCCTGAAGACCGCCGGCATCATCGTCGACAGCCCAGCTACCTTGATCAAGCTCGGCTCCTTGCACGAGCCGGCGCCGCTGCTGGCGGCCGTGTGCTTCCTGCTGATCGCCATTCTCAGCTATCACCGTGTGTTCGGCGCGATCCTGATCAGCATCATCGCCGTGACCCTCGCCGGCTGGGGCCTGGGCCTGGTGCACTACAACGGCATCCTCTCCACCCCACCCAGCCTGGCGCCGACCTGGATGGCCATGGATATCAAGGGTGTATTCAATGTAAGCATGATCAGCGTTGTATTTGCCTTTCTTTTTGTACACATGTTCGACACCGCAGGTACACTGATGGGCGTCGCGCAACGGGCCGGCCTGGTGAATGCCGATGGCAAGATCGACAACCTGTCCCGCGCCTTGAAGGCCGACAGTGCTTCCAGCGTATTCGGCGCCATGGTCGGCGTTCCACCGGTTACCAGTTACGTGGAGAGTGCCGCAGGTGTGGCCGCTGGCGGTCGCACCGGGCTGACAGCGGTGACGGTAGGCATCCTGTTTGTGGCGGCGATGTTTTTCGCGCCGTTGGCCGGCATGATTCCGGCGTACGCCACGGCGGGTGCGTTGATTTATGTGGCAATGCTGATGATGGCAAGCATGGCCCATATCAATTGGGATGAAGCCACCGACAGCATTCCGGCAATCGTCACCGCGATCATGATGCCGCTGACGTTTTCGGTCGCCGACGGGATCGCCCTGGGGTTTATCACCTACGTGGCGCTCAAGGCGGGCACCGGCAAGTACCGCGAGATTTCTGTGAGCCTGTGGGTGCTGTGCGCGATTTTTATCGCCAAATTCATATTTCTATAA
- a CDS encoding LysE family translocator: MNLETWLLFSGAALVVILIPGPLSLLMISNSLNYGLRRSYPAFLGGVFASICLLSASALGLGALLLASEQLFSALKVLGAAYLFYLAWQSWQQSRQPAHAAEVPPVASTPRFRALFGRAFVLGASNPKDILFFAAFLPQFLSSQQAFLPQLLIMIATWTLLDLLCKLAYGLGAHGAARYLRSGKGQSWFNRISAALFSGAGIVSLIKVRLPV; encoded by the coding sequence ATGAACCTGGAAACCTGGCTACTGTTCAGCGGCGCGGCATTGGTGGTGATTCTGATCCCCGGGCCGTTGTCACTGTTGATGATCAGCAACAGCCTCAATTATGGCTTGCGTCGGTCATACCCAGCGTTTCTGGGTGGGGTGTTTGCCTCTATCTGTTTGCTCAGCGCCTCGGCCCTCGGTTTAGGCGCGCTACTGCTGGCGTCGGAACAACTGTTCAGCGCCTTGAAAGTGCTTGGCGCGGCGTACCTGTTTTATCTGGCCTGGCAAAGCTGGCAGCAATCGCGGCAGCCGGCACACGCTGCCGAAGTCCCACCGGTAGCGAGCACGCCGCGCTTTCGCGCCCTGTTTGGCCGTGCGTTTGTACTAGGCGCCAGCAACCCCAAGGACATTCTGTTTTTCGCCGCGTTCCTGCCGCAATTTCTCAGCAGCCAGCAAGCGTTCCTGCCGCAGTTGCTGATAATGATTGCGACGTGGACGCTACTCGATTTGCTCTGCAAGCTGGCCTACGGCCTGGGCGCGCACGGCGCCGCCCGCTACTTGCGCAGCGGCAAGGGCCAGAGTTGGTTCAACCGCATCAGCGCCGCCCTGTTCAGTGGGGCGGGCATTGTTTCGCTGATCAAGGTCAGGCTGCCAGTTTGA